The genomic window TATTCTGTCTGTTCTTCATCTCTTAAATCCCTCTTAATACTTAATTCATGACAAGTAATTTAAGTACAATGTTTAATGACAATCAAGCCtaataaaataccataatttTTGAGAGAACTacattgttctttctttctttcttttttgagacagaatcttgctctgttgcccaggctggagtgcaatggtacgatctcggctcactgcaacctccacctcccaggttcaagcaattttcctgcctcagccgcccaagtagctgggacctgtacacaggtacgtgccaccaggcccggctaattttttgtttttagtaaagacagggtttcatcatgttgcccagggtggtttcaaactcctgagctcaagcaatctgcccaccttggcctccagaattgctgggattacaggtgtgagccagcatgcccggccaAGAACTGCATTTTACTAATGAATTGGAACTGGTGGATTAAATAGTGTATAGTTAATACCCTCACAGACAAATACCCTTCAGAGCAGCCTACATGGGATTGCCTGCCTTTACCTTGAGCTCACCAGGCTTCTTCTCCTCAGAGGACTTGCAGCGAGTGATCTCCTGCAGCTTCTGTTCCAGGGGCTCCAGACACTTCTGCAGTTTTTCCTGAGGGGTAGGGAAGAAGTGGGAGAGGTGACATTTGGGGTTGACTGGTACATTTCTCATTCAGAGATTAAACCATTTGTTTTAAACCATTTATTTGCTTCCTAGCCATCTTACTGCCTCTTGATCTGATTTCCTTCCTTGCCTGTCATTTGGGATGTCAATTTCCTACAGTCTGTCCACATCACCTTCTCTGCTCACCCAACTGTCCTCTTACTGAATTTGAGATAGCTGTCACCAACTCTGTGTCCTTTCTCAACTCTTTCCACTTTCTTACTGAGACAACTGCCTACTACCATCAAAGCAACCTTCTGTAacctgatatttttctttaaacctgTCCTCCCATCCACCTCTATCcacctaaaataaaaacatggtcATTATACTGTAAAACATGGTTATTATACTGTAAGTTACCTGAAATCTTGTTTTCAAGAGTAACATAATTAAGCAAAGTATATGATAAAATGCTAACACATTAATCTCTGTTCCCTTTATTCAAACATTTTCCTGTGTCTCAGCAGTAAGTTAAATGATGTGCCATGTTAACCATTACCTGGAGAAGCTACAAACAACAGAATGGTTCAGCTTAGTCTGGCAGGTATCAGTCTCAAGTGATATTACCTATGCCCAATAACCAATGTGAAAACAAGGAGCATTCTGAGCAGGCAGGCAGAATGAAGAAATGAGACTTTTCAGTTCCTCCTAAGTTTAATCTTTTCCATGTGgtttcattcatttatgaaaaatatgaTACCTTCCAAGACCACACATACCAATATTCACCCATAAGACTCATAATATTCACCCAAAAGACTCATATGTATTGCAAAAGTCAGATAGAAATTTTTGGACACTTCTCACCATTGTTCTTTTTCAGGCTAGAGGACAACTGATCACACATACTGTGTACCCCTGCATATGCAGCTCTGAGAATACAAAGTGAGTAGTAGAAGCTTAAGATCTCTACCTAGGGAGTATTTCATCCTCTGCCACTGCTCCTTTTTTACCCACACTGACATCATGTGTCTGCTTCCCCACCTTGTACTCCTGTGTAGCGTCATCCAGTGGCACAACGGTGTGGGCCCGGTGGGTGTGGGAAATTGCACAGATTAAGCATACAGCCTCCTGGTCCTCATAACAGAAAAGGCTGAGGGCCTCATGGTGTTGGGGGCAGAGGCTCTCATCCCGGATCTTCCGCTTGACGGCCTGGAGCTGCTTGGCAATTTCCACCATACTGCCTAGTTGCCGATTAGGTCGGAGACTGCGGTAGCGGGATGTCTTTCGACAGACAGGACAAGGGAAGTCCCTCTCTAGGTCTTCCCACCAGCGGGTGATGCAAGCTTTGCAGAAGTTGTGCCCACACTCAATGATGACAGGTTCCTTCAGATACTCCAGGCACACAGAGCAGCTTGCCTCCACCTGTAAGTTCTCCAAAGCCGCAGCTGTAGAGGCTGCAGAGGCCCCAGCCTCTAACAGACTTGTCTCTGCCATAATTTAACTTGGGAGTGGGGAAGaggacagaaaaaataaaaatattaattggaggtgttttttttttttttttttttttttgcatccctGGCCCAACATTTATCCCTGTTAAGTCCTAACTCCAGATTTGCCCAATCTTGTTATTCTCCATCTTCTCTTTCAATCAATTCAATCTCTTTGTTTCTCCATTTCCAAAACTTGTGACTCCCAGCCATTAACCTTTTTTTCTTGTTAGTAAACTGACACACAACCCCCAATTTATCTATCTTGTCTCTTacctctgctttctcttgttAGAAAGAGCAGCTTCCTTCAACTCTAGCTCAGCATACTTCTCCTGATCCAGGTTCATTCCACTTGTATCTTAGAACCAATAGTTCCAGACCACTGTATCCTCGTTTGACATACGTTTCTAATAGATAAGAAAGGAATCTGAGAAGtaaaaaatgtcataaaaatattaacatttcttaaattaagcatattttaaagtttaatgttATAAGGGCTTTATGATGAATCCACTGGAGTCTAAGTTTGATTCTCTGACACTGTTCTCTCATTCTTCTAAACCAcagtatccaatcttttggcttccctgggcccaTTGGAAAAAAAAGTATCTTGGGCCAGACATAAAATACATTGACACTAATGACAGctgataagctaaaaaaaaaagaagtccatgCATAACTTTTGTTCTATCAGCCACCACAAAAGGTCCatgcataatttttgttttatcagcCACCACAGATAAGTAAAAAGAGTCCTCCCATTCAAAAGGTTAGATACCAGTGTTCTAAAGGCTAACAAATGGAATGAATGAAGCAAAGGCAACCTTCTCTTTCCAGGAAAATCTGAAATTATTCTTCCTTTTATCCATCAGACTAGCCTAAAGGAAGTCTGCTCTCTTCTTGGAATGACATATTTCATGCAACATTCCATTTCTATTGTGTTCATTTGGACACTCAGAACTGCTGAAAACTGATAAATTATGGCAACTATATTAAATAGTACATTACTGAGCTCAGGCCAACAACTTCTTGTAAAGAAACAAGTCTATTTATAGTGACTGGAATCCTTCAATATAACTATTGATAACTAACATCCTGGGCATACTGTGTCTCCAACTAATAGGTTCCGGAGTGGTTGGGAattaagagacagaaaagaggcAATGAGATCTCCCTCAAGTGCAGCCTCAGAAGAATTGGAAATGCATAAGAGAGATTTATAAAACACAACGCTGGTCCCCCACTCCATCTTAAAACGTCGATACTTTTAGCCATGGGTAAGTTGATGTATCTATCCCCATAACCCTTTCTCCTCCTGACCCCCATCCTTCTCTAGGGACCTactggaaggaaggaaatttggTAAATCTATGTGCTGAGAGATAAGTGGCCATGTAATGAGGTAGGTTAACAACAATTGTTCCTGTATATATTGTTGGCACACACAAATGTGTTTGGAGTAGGAGCTGATAACTTCTTTGGACTTGAATTTTTTCTGTCAGCAATAGGAGAGAAGTTCAATCAGATGATTTCTCTCTACCTGTGGAAATCCAACTTTGACTTGTGGTGACCCTACCCCTTCCTCAGTCTTTTACAAATTAGGTGGCCTCCTCACCTGAGATGAGTAGAACTGTATGCACAGTAAGGCACCAGGACAGATCTAGACTGGCAAAGAAGTGgtgaaagaaatggggaaagggttaGGGAAGAATGGAGAGGACTCTAAACTACAGTCATAGTGAGACCTTGAGTGCCTCTGGGTTAGTCCTTCGTCTCCCTCTACTCCTTGTGTCTCAGCTGAAGGGCAAACTTCAGGGACGATCTCATTTTGTTTCAACCACTGTTCAGGGTCCCACCTTGCGACCCTGTCCTGAGAGGTTGTCCACAACTCTGTCCCACCCCCGTCTCCATCTTCTTCCGCCAGATCTGGGGCAGGGGGATTggagaggggaaagaggaaacGTCGTTGCTGGCAGGGTAGGGAGGGATGCGTGTCCAGGTGAGGAAGAGGTGTGACGTGAAGGTGGGATGCCCGCCGCTATGACGCAGCCGAGACCCGCGGTGACTGCGTCAGAGTTTCACCCGGGGAGGTGAGCAGCAGCGGGACGGGGGAACGGCGGGGTAGCCAAGCAACGCCGGACGCGCTGACGTCGCCGGGGCGGCAAAACGTCCGCCCGGGCCCGAGGCGGGCGGAGGCAGCTGTGGTTACGTGCGGGGGGCCGGTGACGCAGTCGCGGGGCGCTGGGACGCGACTTGCGGAGCCGGCCGGCGGGGGCAGGCCCCAGGCTCGGGCGCGGCGGCGGGACAGCACCTACCTTCCCGGCTTCGGGTCCGGGAGTGCGGGGCGCGGAGCCGCCGGAGcgctgcctccctccttcctcctcccctcgcccccgccccgcGGCGCGACACACAATACTCGCCGGAAGCGGAAGCCGCGCCGAGGCTCGTGTCAGTGGAAGCTGGGGTGTCGGCAGGCGGCAGCGGCCGGGTCTAGCGGTGGCTGcggaaggaggaggtggaggagggctgGCGATGAGAACCAGCAGGAGGAATCAAGGACAAGAAGGGACCCAGAGGGGCAGGTGGCTGAGATGCTGGCGTCCAGGTGACCCGAGGAATCCTCTGGAGATAGAGGCCCGCGCATGCGCGTGCTCGAGCGCTGAAGCCCATGGCCCGCAGGGCGCTGGACGGGCGCCCCGGCCGGCGAGGCTGTCCCGTCCAGGCTCCAGGCCCCGGCTCTGGCCAGGCGCCGCCGCTCCCCAGTGCAGCTGAAAGTCGACGAAGAGGGCGGGGCGAGGGCGGCTTGTGGACTTCCACACTTTTCCTCTCTTCGGGCCAGTCCGGGGAGAGGGTGGCTAGCTGTGGCGGCGGCCAATTACGTGGCGGACCTGCGGGGGCTCAGCTGGCACGTCACTTCCGACTGGTGGAGTTTTAGCCTTTTAACATTCAAGGATTAGGTAAGTTCTCCCCCGGGTAGACTTCAAATACTCTTTGTCCTGCCCCTGCTTGGCGAAGTTTACCGAAATTATCTACCTACCCCGCTGGAGTGGGAGCCGGGAGAGAGCTGGAACCGCGACTCTGCTGCTCACCTTTGTGTCCTTAGCTCCTTCGCATGGGGTCCGACCGCAACACGTGCGCTGGATAAACGCTGGTTAACTGGGTGAGAGCCCAGGCCTGTTCTTTCTTCTGGGGCTGTGACTTGAGTTTCTCCGCAGGAGCAGATAGTGTTTGTGTAGGGACTGCGGACTTTTACATTACAGCCTCCCTGCTTTGCTCGCTTGCTGCTGGAAGCTTAGCAGGTCCTGTGATTTTGGAGGAAGTGGGTGAGGTGATGAGGCCAGGAAGAGTATGCTGGGAGAGGTGTCAGGGGCCCGGGAAGCGGtgatggggctggggaggggttaGTAGTGGGTAGAGGTGtgaagaggctgaggaggaggggtTAGTGCTAGGAGGGGTGTGACACGGCTGGTAGAAAAGATAGCTTGCTCCGCCTCCCCGCCCCCAGCACTAGTCCTGGAGAACATTGATTGAAAGAGATGAGCAAATTTTGATGTGCTCTCCTTGGTGAGAAAGTGCCCTAATTTCCGGTGTAAGTTGTGCTGCTGTTTACAAACACCCTGCATTATTTAACCTCTCATCTTGGGAGCCAGAAACTATTTACTTGTAGAAAATATCCAGTATCTAAGGTATAAAGATTTGGGATCACACATGCTAATTATAGTTGTCTacctttattattcctttttttgtgcCAACAATTGAAGAGGattaaatttgagaaaattaCATTTGATACCTTTTTTTCACATTGCTATGTAGCCATTAGGGATTTTAGCAGCAGCAGTTGTTCTAATTCACAAGATGCCTCACTTGTAAGGGTAGTTTGAAAGCCACTAACTGGGCGGTGAGCCTCCTTAGCCTTGGCTTCGGAGGGAGAGTGagatttggttttgatttgttaATTTGTGGCGCATAAGATGTTGATAACCCTCCTTTCTGGCGTTCGGTTTGTAAATAACCAGGAGGATTGTGATTAGACTAAGGAAATTAACAAGAGGAGGTCCAATTCTAAGGATTATGAAGAATGAGCTTGCCTAGAGACTGATATTAAGGGGATTttacgggccgggcgcggtggctcaagcctgtaatcccagcactttgggaggccgagacgggcggatcacgaggtcaggagatcgagaccatcctggctaacacagtgaaaccccgtctctactaaaaaatacaaaaaaactagccgggcgaggtggcgggcgcctgtagtcccagctactccccgaggctgaggcaggagaatggcgtaaacccggaaggcggagcttgcagtgagctgagatccggccactgcactccagcctgggcgacagagcgagactccgtctccaaaaaaaaaaaaaaacaaggggaTTTTACGCTGAATATGGAAGGAAAAAATGGAGACTGCCtaggtaaaactataaaattatgaaGCGCAAATAGTATGACATATAACAGGGCTTGGCAAATCTTTGCTGTAGAGCCAGAGAGGACATCTTTTTGGCTTTGTGGTCCATACTGAACTTTCTTCTTGGAGTATGAAAACATCATTAGACAATACTAaatgaaggctgggcgcggtggctcacgcctgtaatcctagcactttgggaggccgaggcgggtggatcacctgaggtcaggagtttgagaccagcctggccaacatagcgaaacgctgtctctactaaaaatacaaaaattatccgggcgtgtggcgcgcacctgtaatcccagctgcttgggaggctgaggcgtgagaatcgcttgaacgcaggaggcagaggttgcagtgagccgagatcttgccaccgccctccagccttggcaacagccatactctgtttccaaaaacaaaagccaaatgagcatggctgtgttccaataaaactttattatggatgctaaaatttgaatttaataaCGTTTTCAAATGTCATGAAATACTCCCCTTGCATTCTGGCCCTCCCTccccaatcatttaaaaatgtaaaaaccgtTCTTAGGTTTTGACTCATACCAACACAGGTAGTAGACCGTAGTTTGCCGACTCCCAACAGGATAATAATGAAATATCCAGTATTTTTCAAGTGATAGTAATTGGGaaagtgaaaacaaactataatCTCTTAATTTCATCTGTCTATTTACTACAGTAATAAAGGGGATCTGAGTTCTTACCACAAATTTGTTATGGCCTTTCAAAGTTGCCAAGATTTATGAATGTGCTTACATTCTCTAAACAAGAAAGGCTATATTCCTTGTTTAAAAAGGATTACAGTTCAAGAAAAGTGGAATAACACTGAGTTTTGATGTTGATTTATACCAAAGGATTTTCAACATAGGAATATGCAAAAATGAACTGTAataatgggatgtaattaaacaaattttaaatatacatttttaatattgtttttatatcAAGAAGGGAAAACAGAAGCAATCTTGAAATGACTGAGTCATATAGAGCAAATGGGCATATAAGCAGTGTAGGTAGGAAACTGGTTGAGGTCAGATATGATGAGATGGGAGGGATGAAGGTGGGGTTTAATTGTCCAAGACTTGTGAGATTCTTACTCATGAAAAGACAATATATCTAATcgtcctccattttttttttcatttttttattatgaaaaatttcaaacatagaGACAGTCTTCAGCTTGCTTTTTATACTTTATAgtggctatcttttttttttttttttttttttttttttgagacggagtctcgctctgtcacccaggctggagtgctgtggccggatctcggctcactgcaagctccgcctcccgggttcacgccattctcctgcctcagcctcctgagtagctgggactacaggcgcccgccacctcacccggctagtttttttgtattttttagtagagacggggtttcaccgtgttagccaggatggtctcgatctcctgacctcgtgatccgcccgtctcggcctcccaaagtgctgggattacaggcttgagccaccgcgcccggcctatagtgGCTATCTTTCATTGTTCCAGTTTGGTGACATAGAGCTACCTCACTCTTTTTCAAGTCTGCATTATTCATTTTGTAGACGTGATTTATTCAACAATTTTGAGTAGACATTTAAGGTTCTTTCCACATCTTATTAAATAAAGGCTGTGGAGAACATCCTTGCAAATATATCTTTAGATCGTCGTGCCATTATATTAgtaggataaattcctggaagttTGACTGCTGGGTTGGAAggcatggaaatttaaaattctattagATTCTTCCAATTATCTTTCCGTAAGTGCCTGGCAAGGTGTCAGAGCCCTGGCACTGGGAAGTGGTCAACTCACAGGTTGGTAAAATGAATTTACCATACATACAAACAGTATAGGtttgaaaaaaggaaagtttattagAGAGGAAgaactgaaactgcctttgcaaaatgatgactgagacagtgaaagagctCTAacttaaccaactccatcttgcttctaacctccaaggtgtttttgttcattcctgggcgtaggctgaactaactttgggagaaacttagtttatagtttaaacaaagagaataacagtcctttcccaaagcagacttCCTTCTTACCTGAGGACtagactaacattagccacaagattagaattTTTGGTTTAGGAATCATGcatctggaggctacaagattctgaccctccctaaattGCTCCTGTGATCAGTGCTTGAggtattttgcagaccctgtacTTGATGGGTCAGCTGGCActacccagatcaataaactggctcatctttttttttttttttctttttgagacggagtcttgctcttgtcgcccaggctggagtgtaaatggcacgatctcagctcactgcaacctctgcctcccaggttcaattgattctcctgtctcagccaaaattttgagtagctgggattacaggcacctgccaccacgcctggctaattttatttttttatttttatttttgtatttttagtagagacagggtttcacaatgttggccaggctggtctccaattcccgACTTCCGGTGATCCACTCAGCTTGGCTGCCCAAagtggctcatctgatcttgtggcccccacccaggaactgactccgTGCAGGAAGATGGTTTTGACTCtctgtgatttcatccctgaccaatcagcactcctggctcactgacTTCCCCCCATCCACCAAGTTATCTTTTAAAACTCTGCTCCCCCATGCTCAGGGAGTCTGATCTCCCACACTGCTGgttctgcgtgaattactctttctctatcaCAATTCCCCTGTCTCAAAGAATTGACTCTGTCTAGGCaggggcaaggtgaaccccttaGGCGGTAACAGAACACTGCAGAAGAGTGTAGCGCGTCTCAGCAAGAGGATTGAGTATGCTGc from Macaca fascicularis isolate 582-1 chromosome 4, T2T-MFA8v1.1 includes these protein-coding regions:
- the TRIM39 gene encoding E3 ubiquitin-protein ligase TRIM39 isoform X2; amino-acid sequence: MAETSLLEAGASAASTAAALENLQVEASCSVCLEYLKEPVIIECGHNFCKACITRWWEDLERDFPCPVCRKTSRYRSLRPNRQLGSMVEIAKQLQAVKRKIRDESLCPQHHEALSLFCYEDQEAVCLICAISHTHRAHTVVPLDDATQEYKEKLQKCLEPLEQKLQEITRCKSSEEKKPGELKRLVESRRQQILREFEELHRRLDEEQQVLLSRLEEEEQDILQRLRENAAHLGDKRRDLAHLAAEVEGKCLQSGFEMLKDVKSTLEKCEKVKTMEVTSVSIELEKNFSNFPRQYFALRKILKQLIAPHSGFSRQRM